In one window of Pseudomonas sp. IAC-BECa141 DNA:
- the rpmH gene encoding 50S ribosomal protein L34, which translates to MKRTFQPSTIKRARTHGFRARMATKNGRAVLSRRRAKGRARLAV; encoded by the coding sequence ATGAAACGTACTTTCCAACCAAGCACTATCAAACGCGCTCGTACCCACGGTTTCCGTGCTCGCATGGCTACCAAGAACGGTCGTGCCGTACTGTCGCGTCGTCGCGCCAAAGGCCGCGCACGTCTGGCAGTTTGA